One Halobaculum roseum DNA segment encodes these proteins:
- a CDS encoding sodium:calcium antiporter, protein MVVPSPVADGLLLAVGVAALWAGARLLVGSSVRLARRVGLSELVIGLTVVAVGTSSPEIVVTVGAAVDGAGDLAVGNVIGSNLYNLAVVLGAVAVVGPFAVEPRIVRREGVALVAATLAGALAVSDLRVTPAEGGALLALLVGYVAVSLRAGVDDGRADADARTEDDSLPDGDSPSDGDAPAGGDAPTDGDDAPTDGGIVGNSFETDPVDLSTPARRIADGPARDLLLVIAGVAVVVAGGDLLVDAAVGLARAAGVSEWVIGGTVVAAGTSTPEFAVSLVAVRQGSLGVSVGNVVGSSVFNVLGVLGLAALLTPLSVAPEALVSVGWLVAVTVAVVAALWSGRRLTRPEGIVLALSEALRWTLSLLRIVG, encoded by the coding sequence ATGGTCGTTCCCTCGCCGGTCGCGGACGGCCTCCTCCTCGCCGTCGGCGTCGCGGCGCTGTGGGCCGGCGCCCGCCTGCTGGTCGGCTCCTCGGTCCGCCTGGCGCGCCGGGTCGGACTCTCCGAGCTGGTGATCGGGCTGACGGTCGTCGCCGTGGGCACCTCCAGCCCGGAGATCGTCGTCACCGTCGGCGCCGCCGTCGACGGCGCCGGCGACCTCGCCGTCGGCAACGTGATCGGCTCGAACCTCTACAACCTCGCGGTCGTCCTCGGCGCCGTCGCGGTCGTCGGCCCGTTCGCGGTCGAGCCCCGGATCGTCCGGCGCGAGGGGGTCGCGCTGGTGGCCGCGACGCTGGCGGGCGCGCTCGCGGTGTCGGACCTCCGGGTAACGCCCGCCGAGGGCGGCGCGCTCCTCGCGCTGCTGGTCGGCTACGTCGCCGTCTCGCTGCGCGCGGGCGTCGACGACGGGCGGGCCGACGCGGACGCCCGGACTGAAGACGATTCACTGCCCGACGGCGATTCTCCGAGCGATGGCGACGCCCCGGCCGGCGGCGATGCCCCGACGGACGGCGACGACGCCCCCACGGACGGCGGCATCGTCGGGAACTCCTTCGAAACCGATCCCGTCGACCTCTCCACGCCGGCGCGACGGATCGCGGACGGGCCCGCCCGGGACCTGCTTCTGGTGATCGCCGGCGTCGCCGTCGTCGTCGCCGGCGGGGACCTCCTCGTCGACGCGGCGGTCGGGCTCGCGCGGGCGGCCGGCGTCTCCGAGTGGGTGATCGGCGGCACCGTCGTCGCGGCCGGCACCTCGACGCCGGAGTTCGCCGTGTCGCTCGTGGCGGTTCGCCAGGGGAGCCTCGGCGTCTCCGTCGGCAACGTCGTCGGGTCGAGCGTGTTCAACGTCCTCGGCGTGCTCGGGCTCGCGGCCCTGTTGACGCCGCTTTCGGTCGCTCCCGAGGCGCTGGTGAGCGTGGGGTGGCTCGTCGCCGTGACCGTCGCGGTCGTCGCCGCGCTGTGGTCCGGCCGGCGGCTCACCCGTCCGGAAGGGATCGTGCTCGCGCTCTCGGAGGCTCTCCGGTGGACGCTCAGCCTGCTTCGTATCGTCGGATGA
- a CDS encoding aminotransferase class V-fold PLP-dependent enzyme: MAGGEFDPDLDADHGARPDSPEALRESIPACDRVAYFNTGATGPSPGRVLDAAAAWERYHKVDVLADADPYEVAFDEYERLRERLAAFLGAPSEAVGLTESTADGVSAVAAALDWEPGDVVVRTDLEHPAGTLPFDRLERRRGVEVRVVDTEDDRIDTDAFADAVADADLACFSSLSWNYGTRLPVRELCEIAADAGAFSLVDAVQSPGQRPLSVPEWGADAVACSGHKWCLGPWGAGLLYVDPAVEDDLHPAQVSYRSVDDAGDGEYDLNPGGARFERGTASLAPHVGLREAVGTLESVGLDAVGDRVSELASRLTDRVDDDRLLSPDDPESGLVTVDVADPEATVERLHGEGIVIRDLPDPVAVRASVHAFNTEAEVDRLAEALNAEP, translated from the coding sequence ATGGCCGGCGGCGAGTTCGACCCCGACCTCGACGCCGACCACGGCGCCCGTCCCGACTCGCCCGAGGCGCTGCGCGAGTCCATCCCCGCGTGCGACCGCGTCGCCTACTTCAACACGGGCGCGACCGGCCCCTCGCCGGGGCGCGTCCTCGACGCCGCGGCCGCCTGGGAGCGGTACCACAAGGTCGACGTGCTCGCCGACGCCGACCCCTACGAGGTCGCCTTCGACGAGTACGAGCGCCTGCGGGAGCGACTCGCCGCGTTCCTCGGCGCGCCGAGCGAGGCGGTCGGCCTCACCGAGAGCACCGCCGACGGCGTCAGCGCCGTCGCCGCCGCCCTCGACTGGGAGCCCGGCGACGTGGTCGTCCGCACAGACCTGGAGCACCCGGCGGGGACGCTCCCGTTCGACCGGCTCGAACGCCGCCGCGGCGTCGAGGTTCGCGTCGTCGACACCGAGGACGATCGGATCGACACGGACGCGTTCGCCGACGCCGTCGCCGACGCGGACCTCGCCTGCTTCTCGTCGCTGTCGTGGAACTACGGCACCCGGCTCCCGGTCCGGGAGCTGTGTGAGATCGCCGCCGACGCGGGCGCGTTCTCCCTCGTCGACGCGGTACAGTCGCCGGGCCAGCGCCCGCTGTCGGTGCCCGAGTGGGGCGCCGACGCCGTCGCCTGCTCGGGGCACAAGTGGTGTCTCGGGCCGTGGGGCGCCGGGCTCCTGTACGTCGACCCGGCCGTCGAGGACGACCTGCACCCGGCGCAGGTCAGCTACCGGAGCGTCGACGACGCCGGGGACGGCGAATACGACCTGAACCCGGGCGGCGCGCGCTTCGAGCGCGGCACCGCGTCGCTGGCGCCGCATGTCGGACTCCGCGAGGCCGTCGGGACGTTGGAGTCCGTCGGGCTCGACGCCGTCGGCGACCGCGTGTCGGAGCTGGCGAGCCGGCTGACCGACCGGGTCGACGACGACCGCCTGCTGTCGCCCGACGACCCGGAATCGGGCCTCGTGACCGTCGACGTGGCCGACCCCGAGGCGACCGTCGAGCGCCTCCACGGGGAGGGGATCGTGATCCGCGATCTCCCTGACCCGGTGGCGGTCCGGGCGTCCGTTCACGCGTTCAACACGGAAGCGGAGGTCGATCGGCTGGCCGAGGCGCTGAACGCGGAACCGTAG
- a CDS encoding ribonuclease H-like domain-containing protein, producing MRIKNSFIPVEGVGATTERRMWENDIREWDEFRQERAPGVGATTASRIESFIDEATERLDDRDAPFFDRAFPSGERWRLYEDFRDGACFFDIETTGLSHERDRVTTVSFHRDGETTTLVQGRDLSAATLREQFREADLLVTFNGTRFDVPFLETSFGMEIDTPHLDLMYPCRTLGLTGGLKPIENELGIDRDGPDITGRDAVRLWHEYERGDERALERLVSYNRDDTVNLRTLADEVAGRLHRETVPDGDDPIGTTLGRR from the coding sequence ATGCGCATCAAAAACAGCTTCATTCCGGTCGAGGGGGTCGGCGCGACGACCGAGCGCCGCATGTGGGAGAACGACATCCGCGAGTGGGACGAGTTCCGGCAGGAGCGCGCGCCGGGCGTGGGTGCGACGACCGCCTCGCGCATCGAGTCGTTCATCGACGAGGCGACCGAGCGCCTCGACGACCGCGACGCGCCCTTCTTCGACCGGGCGTTCCCCTCGGGCGAGCGCTGGCGGCTGTACGAGGACTTCCGCGACGGCGCGTGCTTCTTCGACATCGAGACGACCGGCCTCTCTCACGAGCGCGACCGGGTCACGACCGTCTCGTTCCACCGCGACGGCGAGACGACGACGCTCGTGCAGGGGCGGGACCTGTCGGCGGCGACGCTGCGCGAGCAGTTCCGCGAGGCGGACCTGCTGGTGACGTTCAACGGGACGCGCTTCGACGTGCCGTTCCTGGAGACCTCCTTCGGGATGGAGATCGACACGCCCCATCTCGATCTCATGTACCCGTGCCGGACGCTCGGGCTGACGGGGGGCCTGAAACCGATCGAGAACGAGCTCGGGATCGACCGCGACGGCCCGGACATCACCGGCCGCGACGCGGTTCGGCTGTGGCACGAGTACGAGCGCGGCGACGAACGGGCGCTGGAGCGGCTGGTCTCGTACAACCGCGACGACACGGTGAACCTGCGGACGCTCGCCGACGAGGTCGCCGGGCGGCTCCACCGCGAGACGGTCCCCGACGGCGACGACCCGATCGGAACGACGTTGGGTCGACGGTAA
- a CDS encoding DUF5805 domain-containing protein translates to MASDKSLNVTVPKEDLDRFDKEAEKMGFNSRAAYLRAMINAGRREFGLDPQGDGAEDGTLQDFIDERILDAVNAADGARSGEVIEEVTGEIEDLVRESIEQLNETGTIEYSVNDDGLIVAKRDN, encoded by the coding sequence ATGGCCTCCGACAAGTCTCTTAATGTGACAGTCCCGAAAGAAGATCTCGATCGCTTCGACAAGGAAGCCGAAAAAATGGGCTTCAACTCTCGTGCTGCCTATCTTCGTGCAATGATCAACGCTGGACGCCGAGAGTTCGGTCTCGACCCCCAGGGTGATGGCGCCGAAGACGGTACTCTCCAAGATTTCATCGACGAACGGATCTTGGATGCGGTCAACGCTGCTGACGGTGCGCGCAGTGGTGAAGTGATCGAAGAAGTCACAGGGGAGATCGAAGATCTGGTCAGAGAATCAATTGAACAGCTGAACGAAACGGGAACAATTGAATATAGTGTGAATGATGACGGACTTATTGTGGCAAAGAGGGATAATTAA
- a CDS encoding tyrosine-type recombinase/integrase: MSTGGRSEDSAQDDPIGYFLEDMNLQGKSERTREEYRRVLRRFESFLHDPGRGPSGKVTGPSEASERDSMAFISELRQSADIADSTMATYAAYLHRFYAYMNEIGTFEANPMAFVTEELDERIDTDPIRREISISRMREFVAEITHPLDRALVVTLAKTGIRVGELCNLDLRDLKLSCTVPGFNLGDRSQLDGRPDSLYISSEPTAGECYNGEKRTASNGRERATVIPVDQELGKALITWLAIRPDAVSPADPLFVGTGSGWGERLTPEQVGRIVREHAERAGWYEPGAGMAENVTPHYFRHFFTTHLRDQIGDRGIVKHLRGDVADDIIDTYTHNWGDNVRETYERHIYSLFE, from the coding sequence ATGAGTACTGGTGGCCGTTCCGAAGACAGCGCACAGGACGACCCTATTGGTTATTTCCTTGAGGATATGAATTTACAAGGCAAGAGCGAGCGGACTCGTGAGGAGTATCGCCGGGTACTCCGGCGATTCGAGTCGTTTCTACATGACCCAGGACGTGGCCCTAGTGGGAAAGTGACCGGGCCTAGTGAAGCGTCCGAACGCGATTCCATGGCATTCATTTCCGAACTTCGCCAAAGCGCCGATATCGCTGATTCTACGATGGCGACATACGCCGCCTACCTCCACCGTTTCTACGCCTACATGAACGAGATAGGCACGTTCGAGGCTAATCCAATGGCGTTCGTGACGGAGGAACTTGACGAACGGATTGACACCGATCCAATCCGGCGCGAGATCTCGATCTCCCGTATGCGTGAATTTGTTGCGGAGATCACTCACCCACTTGACCGGGCGCTTGTCGTCACGTTGGCAAAAACCGGGATTCGAGTTGGTGAACTCTGCAATCTCGACCTACGGGATCTTAAACTCAGCTGCACCGTTCCAGGGTTTAACCTCGGTGACCGTTCACAACTCGATGGTCGCCCAGACTCACTGTATATTTCCAGTGAACCAACTGCTGGAGAGTGCTACAACGGCGAGAAACGTACCGCCTCTAACGGGCGTGAGCGGGCGACGGTGATTCCTGTAGACCAAGAACTGGGAAAAGCACTCATCACGTGGCTTGCGATCCGTCCAGATGCTGTTTCACCAGCGGACCCCCTGTTCGTCGGCACCGGCAGCGGCTGGGGAGAGCGGCTCACCCCCGAGCAGGTCGGCCGGATAGTCCGTGAGCACGCCGAGCGGGCCGGATGGTACGAGCCTGGCGCCGGGATGGCCGAAAACGTCACGCCGCACTACTTCCGGCACTTCTTCACCACGCACCTCCGGGACCAGATCGGTGATCGGGGCATTGTAAAACACCTCCGCGGCGACGTGGCAGACGACATCATCGACACCTACACCCACAACTGGGGCGACAACGTCCGAGAGACGTACGAGCGCCACATCTACTCGCTGTTCGAGTAG
- a CDS encoding redox-regulated ATPase YchF: MISIALAGKPNAGKSTFYTAATMAEVDVGNYPFTTIDPNRGVTHVRTDCPCLDREERCGDEDCHDGKRYVPVELLDVAGLVPGAHEGKGLGNQFLDALTDADVILQVVDAAGATNAEGEPVEVGEYDPVEEVDFIEAEMDAWLAGILDRNWESVERKSRSPDFDLEEALTDLLTGFGATEHDVTIVLRGLEYPDDPIQWSDEDREQLAAAIRARTKPIVLVANKADIAPPENIERLRETDKPVVPATADGELALRRAAEAGAIEYDPGDADFEVVGDLSDQQEEGLERIREVVDEFGGTGVQGALNEAVYGLLDLITAFPVQNETHWTDAKGNVLPDAFLLPSGSGPKDLAYAVHTDIGDGYLHAVDARADRRIGEDTELEEGDVIKIVSTAS, from the coding sequence ATGATCTCCATCGCGCTCGCGGGCAAGCCCAACGCGGGCAAGTCCACCTTCTACACTGCCGCGACGATGGCCGAGGTGGACGTGGGCAACTACCCGTTCACCACGATCGACCCGAACCGGGGCGTCACCCACGTCCGCACCGACTGCCCGTGTCTCGACCGGGAGGAGCGTTGCGGCGACGAGGACTGCCACGACGGCAAGCGGTACGTCCCCGTCGAGCTGCTCGACGTGGCGGGGCTCGTGCCGGGGGCCCACGAGGGGAAGGGACTGGGCAACCAGTTCCTCGACGCGCTCACCGACGCCGACGTGATCCTCCAGGTCGTCGACGCCGCCGGCGCGACGAACGCCGAGGGGGAACCCGTCGAGGTCGGCGAGTACGACCCCGTCGAGGAGGTCGACTTCATCGAGGCCGAGATGGACGCCTGGCTCGCGGGTATCCTCGACCGCAACTGGGAGTCCGTCGAGCGGAAGTCGCGCTCGCCCGACTTCGATCTCGAGGAGGCCCTTACCGACCTGCTGACCGGCTTCGGCGCGACCGAACACGACGTGACGATCGTGTTGCGGGGGCTGGAGTACCCCGACGACCCGATCCAGTGGAGCGACGAGGACCGCGAGCAGCTGGCGGCGGCGATCCGCGCCCGGACGAAGCCGATCGTGCTCGTGGCGAACAAGGCCGACATCGCGCCCCCGGAGAACATCGAGCGTCTGCGCGAGACCGACAAGCCCGTGGTCCCCGCGACCGCCGACGGCGAACTGGCGCTCCGGCGCGCGGCCGAGGCCGGCGCCATCGAGTACGACCCCGGCGACGCGGACTTCGAGGTCGTCGGCGACCTCAGCGACCAGCAGGAGGAGGGGCTCGAACGGATCCGCGAGGTGGTGGACGAGTTCGGCGGGACCGGCGTGCAGGGGGCGCTGAACGAGGCGGTGTACGGGCTCCTCGATCTGATCACCGCCTTCCCCGTCCAGAACGAGACGCACTGGACCGACGCGAAGGGGAACGTCCTCCCGGACGCGTTCCTGCTCCCGAGCGGCAGCGGTCCCAAGGACCTCGCGTACGCCGTCCACACCGACATCGGCGACGGCTACCTCCACGCGGTCGACGCCCGCGCCGACCGCCGGATCGGCGAGGACACCGAGCTCGAGGAGGGTGACGTGATCAAGATCGTCTCGACGGCGTCGTAG
- a CDS encoding DUF5800 family protein translates to MTTLSFDETGVDVVYQGTEFRLEKDLIEEATRKSYMDVTDHEVLKIVEERPSLSGEPRRIGDIV, encoded by the coding sequence ATGACCACGCTCTCGTTCGACGAGACCGGCGTCGACGTCGTCTATCAAGGGACCGAGTTCCGCTTGGAGAAGGACCTGATCGAGGAGGCGACCCGCAAGTCGTACATGGACGTGACCGACCACGAGGTACTGAAGATCGTCGAGGAGCGCCCCTCGCTGTCCGGCGAGCCGCGCCGCATCGGCGACATCGTCTGA
- a CDS encoding tyrosine-type recombinase/integrase yields the protein MARSTHSDSATSSVNPVRDFLDEMELYGRAASTVSDYRTTLRQFERFTEERGAASLDDVDRRDCLQWIQSLRDREYAPGSIRTKAVHVNRFYGYMAQLGVFEENPMVVVMEEMSERGDSTPTRRSLGVTQMGEFIAEIQNPLRKAVVLTLVKTGMRVGELCNLDLRDVHLDHNGVQSYYGIEPRAAISDRPKTLYVDSEISIGDVVNGEERSEGNKRHRDTTIPIDQELHKALVAWLAIRPDVGDAEPLFTSISRSYGERLTSDMVRGYVRELAAERGWYAVGGGAEENVTPHYFRHFFTTEMRNRLGDAYVVKYIRGDVGDVMDRYTHNWNELVRGPYLNHVFVLK from the coding sequence ATGGCTAGAAGTACGCATTCAGATTCTGCTACATCCAGCGTCAATCCTGTTCGTGATTTTCTCGACGAAATGGAATTATACGGCCGGGCAGCAAGCACGGTCAGTGATTACCGGACGACGCTTCGCCAGTTTGAGAGGTTCACCGAAGAGCGAGGAGCGGCAAGTCTCGATGATGTCGACCGACGGGACTGTCTTCAGTGGATTCAGTCACTCCGTGACCGTGAGTACGCACCGGGGTCGATCCGGACGAAGGCCGTCCATGTTAATCGGTTCTATGGATATATGGCGCAACTCGGCGTATTTGAAGAGAACCCTATGGTAGTCGTAATGGAAGAAATGAGCGAGCGTGGCGACTCCACACCGACTCGCAGGAGTCTTGGCGTCACTCAAATGGGTGAATTCATCGCCGAAATTCAAAATCCGCTCCGCAAAGCGGTCGTTTTGACACTGGTTAAAACGGGAATGCGCGTAGGTGAACTCTGCAATCTTGACCTGCGGGACGTGCATCTCGATCACAATGGCGTTCAGAGTTATTATGGTATTGAACCACGCGCAGCAATCAGTGACAGGCCGAAGACCCTGTATGTGGACAGCGAAATTAGCATCGGCGACGTAGTGAACGGCGAGGAACGGAGTGAAGGGAACAAGCGACACCGCGACACGACGATTCCTATCGACCAGGAACTTCACAAAGCGCTTGTGGCGTGGCTGGCCATACGCCCTGATGTGGGGGATGCAGAGCCTCTGTTCACTAGTATCAGTCGAAGCTACGGAGAACGACTGACAAGTGACATGGTACGTGGGTATGTCCGAGAGTTAGCAGCCGAGCGAGGTTGGTATGCAGTAGGCGGTGGTGCAGAAGAGAACGTCACCCCGCATTACTTTCGACACTTCTTCACGACTGAGATGCGGAACCGTCTGGGCGACGCATACGTCGTAAAGTACATTCGCGGCGACGTTGGCGATGTGATGGATCGATATACCCACAACTGGAATGAACTAGTTCGTGGCCCGTACCTCAATCATGTATTTGTACTAAAATGA
- a CDS encoding ABC transporter ATP-binding protein codes for MSRGDSPAGSDADRASASTAGRATEPAAAAGSADAADTDAADPDETLVEVRNLKKYYDDDGFLGDDPVKAVDGVSFDIRHGETLGLVGESGCGKTTLGRTILGLEDATDGEVVSDGRNVARLSGKQLREWQRDAQMVFQDPEASLNDRMTVGEIVREPLDAHDWGTPDERKRRVFELLDLVGLNEEHYYRYPHQFSGGQRQRVGIARSLALEPEFIVLDEPVSALDVSVQARVINLLEDLQEDLGLTYLFIAHDLSVVRHIADRVAVMYLGDIVELGDTEAVYTDPAHPYTRSLLSAIPGSHTGTDRRRVTLRGTPPSPRDPPQGCRFATRCPAKVRPEEFDDLSGTAWERLDALHTVFRERANSETGVTELLKQRLGLAAAADDIDEVVADLFGWHPDDGAVPEDVGPDEPLLSGDARAAVEDAVDAARRGDDAAAATLLTETFGSVCDEQRPERHVVDDDGRVSACVRHDAEYESPGPVMARRYGSDD; via the coding sequence ATGAGTCGCGGCGACTCGCCGGCGGGTTCGGACGCGGACCGGGCGAGCGCGTCGACTGCCGGGCGGGCGACAGAACCGGCGGCGGCAGCCGGAAGCGCCGACGCCGCCGACACCGACGCCGCCGACCCCGACGAGACGCTCGTCGAGGTTCGGAACCTGAAGAAGTACTACGACGACGACGGGTTCCTCGGCGACGACCCGGTCAAGGCCGTCGACGGCGTCTCCTTCGACATCCGCCACGGCGAGACGCTCGGGCTCGTCGGCGAGTCCGGCTGCGGGAAGACGACGCTCGGCCGGACGATCCTCGGCCTCGAGGACGCGACCGACGGCGAGGTCGTCTCGGACGGCCGCAACGTGGCGCGCCTCTCGGGGAAGCAGCTCCGCGAGTGGCAGCGGGACGCACAGATGGTGTTCCAGGACCCCGAGGCGAGCCTGAACGACCGGATGACGGTCGGCGAGATCGTCCGGGAGCCGCTGGACGCCCACGACTGGGGGACCCCCGACGAGCGGAAACGACGCGTGTTCGAGCTGCTCGATCTCGTCGGGCTCAACGAGGAGCACTATTACCGCTACCCCCACCAGTTCTCGGGCGGGCAGCGCCAGCGCGTCGGGATCGCCCGGTCGCTCGCGCTCGAACCCGAGTTCATCGTGCTCGACGAGCCGGTGTCCGCCCTCGACGTGAGCGTCCAGGCGCGGGTGATCAACCTCCTGGAGGACCTTCAGGAGGACCTCGGACTGACGTACCTGTTCATCGCGCACGACCTCTCGGTCGTCCGCCACATCGCCGACCGCGTCGCCGTGATGTACCTCGGCGACATCGTCGAGCTGGGCGACACCGAGGCGGTGTACACCGACCCGGCGCACCCGTACACCCGGTCGCTGCTGTCGGCGATCCCCGGCAGCCACACGGGCACCGACCGCCGGCGCGTGACGCTGCGCGGGACGCCCCCGTCGCCGCGGGACCCCCCGCAGGGGTGTCGCTTCGCCACCCGCTGCCCGGCGAAGGTCCGTCCCGAGGAGTTCGACGACCTCTCGGGGACCGCCTGGGAGCGCCTCGACGCGCTCCACACGGTGTTCCGCGAGCGGGCGAACAGCGAGACGGGAGTGACGGAACTGCTGAAGCAGCGCCTCGGGCTCGCGGCGGCCGCCGACGACATCGACGAGGTGGTCGCCGACCTGTTCGGCTGGCATCCCGACGACGGCGCCGTGCCCGAGGACGTCGGCCCGGACGAGCCGCTCCTGTCGGGCGACGCCCGCGCGGCCGTCGAGGACGCCGTCGACGCCGCCCGCCGGGGCGACGACGCGGCGGCGGCGACGCTGCTCACGGAGACGTTCGGCTCCGTCTGCGACGAGCAGCGCCCCGAACGGCACGTCGTCGACGACGACGGCCGCGTCAGCGCGTGCGTCCGCCACGACGCGGAGTACGAGTCGCCGGGTCCCGTCATGGCGCGTCGGTACGGCTCCGACGACTGA
- a CDS encoding DUF5805 domain-containing protein, with amino-acid sequence MCEEKEDVDTERVAITARVPAYQKEEWVKEADKLDMSQSEYLRTMVQAGRHDLGIAEDIGPVIHAEDSTGSDQEEQINDSQYQDTSTEPFNLRSDGLKAHLLEEIEREEILSFEDLVRTIAGDIEEQVDDALADLQSSDRVRYNGREGGYTMVER; translated from the coding sequence ATGTGTGAGGAGAAGGAAGACGTTGACACAGAACGAGTTGCCATTACTGCAAGGGTACCCGCATATCAAAAAGAGGAGTGGGTAAAGGAAGCCGACAAACTCGATATGTCACAGTCCGAGTACCTTCGAACTATGGTTCAGGCCGGTCGTCATGACCTCGGTATCGCCGAGGATATCGGTCCAGTGATACACGCAGAAGACTCAACTGGGTCGGATCAAGAGGAACAGATAAACGACTCGCAATACCAAGATACCTCTACCGAGCCATTCAATCTCAGGAGTGACGGACTCAAGGCCCACCTCCTCGAGGAGATAGAGCGAGAAGAGATTCTCTCATTTGAGGACTTAGTTAGGACGATCGCCGGTGACATCGAAGAGCAGGTTGATGATGCCCTGGCCGACCTCCAGTCGAGTGACCGTGTCAGGTACAACGGTCGCGAAGGGGGTTACACAATGGTAGAGCGATGA